The Prosthecobacter vanneervenii genomic interval GGAGATAGTGCGGAGGAAGATGCAAAAGGACAAGGCATGCATCTCTGAAGAGGGCATTAGTGACTTGGAGCCAAGCCATTTCACTGTAGATGTGGGCAGGGGATATGAAGGACAATGACAATTGCCATTGTGGCGCTTGCCGCCGGATAGGAAAGTACGTCTCGGCACGCTAATCCCACGACCATATTCTGCCTATGACCAGCTTCCTATCTCAGATGGAGGAATACCATCGCAGAGAGCTCCTTTGTGAATCGAAGGAGCAGCGAGAAGATTTATTCAGAGAAGTGATTTCTTTCTTCGAGGCGACTCTGGCGATGTTCAAAGAGAGCAGCTACAACCTTGTTTATTACACGGCGTGCGGATGGCTGTCGAAGTCTGATCTCTTCTGGCATTGGGTCGTTTATCGCGCCCGTCAGGCAGGAGCCAATGAGCATCTCTGCATGAGCACTGGTGTTTTTGAAACCCTGGCTGAGGAACCTACAGATATAGTCTGGAGAGAGAAGCTCTTGAGTTTATTGGAGCAAAAGCAGAACTGGCGTGATGTTGCCGAGGCGTACCGAAACTTTCCTGAAAAACTAATCAATGATTTGATTGAGTGCTGGGAAGAGAACCGTGGGAATCGAACAAGAAGGGAGTGAAGGCGTGAAGACAGTTGGTTGGCAGGCTGGGTGTCTGGGGGCTAAGCCAGCGCTGGTTGAAAATCGGCGCTCCAAGTACTGAAGGCCATGCTTGCGCGTGTGCTGTGTGCAGCGGCATTAGGGCTGGGAGAGAGCGCCGAGGTCGATGAGGGCGGAGCGGAGGGCGGTGACCATGCGGTCGATCTCCGGGAGGGTGACGCAGAGGGGGGGCATGAGGACGATGGTGTTGCCGATGGGACGGGTGAGGAGGCCGTGGGCACGGGCGGCGAGGCACACGCGGGAGCCGAGGGTGAGGTCCGGGGAATCGAGGGTGATGGCGGCGATCATGCCGCATTGGCGGTAGCCGGGGAGGTCTGCCATGAGCTCGCGGAGGCGAGCGATCTTGGGGGGCAGGTTTTCGAGGATGGACTCGTCGCGGAAGAGCTGGAGGCTGGCAAGGGCGGCGGCGCAGCCGAGCTGGCTGCCGGCGTAGCTGTGGCCGTAGAAGAAGGTGCGGCCTTCGGAGGGATGGCCCAGGAAGCCGTCGAAGACGCGCTCGGTGGTGAGGGTGGCGGCGAGGGGGAGGTAGCCGCCGGTGAGGCCTTTGGCGAGGCAGAGGAAGTCGGGGGTGACGCCTTCCTGCTGGCAGGCGAACATAGTGCCGGTGCGGCCGAAGCCGGTCATGACTTCGTCGAGGATGAGGAAGATGTCGTGCTCATGGCACCAGTGGTCGAGGCTTTTGAGCATGCCCTGGGGCCAGAGGCGCATGCCGGCTGCGCCCTGGATGAGGGGCTCGATGATGACGGCGGCGGTGCGGGAGAGGTCGTCTGGGGGCAGGGAGGCGAGGGCGTCGAGGCCGGGGAGGGTGATGACGCGGTAGCCGAAGTCGTTGCCGCTGCCTTTGAAGAGGGGGATGCCGCCGAGGCTGGCGGCGCCGAGGGTGTCGCCATGGTAGGCGCGGTCAAAAGCGATGAGGGTATCGCGGTGAGGGCGGCCGTTTTGCTTCCAGTACTGGAGGGCCATGCGGACGGCGGATTCGATGGCGGTGGAGCCGTTGTCGGTGAAGAAGGCGCGGGTGATTTTGCCGCCGGGGAGGAGGTCGATGAGCTCTTTGGCGAGGCGGATGGCGGGCTCGTGGGTGAAGCCGAGGAAGGAGGTGTGCGCCACTTTGCCGAGCTGCTGGGTGATGGCGGCATTGATGGCGGGGTGGGCGTGGCCGTGGATGTTGGTCCAGATGGAGGCGTTGCCGTCGAGGTATTCTTTGCCGAACTGGTCGCGGAGGGTGCAGCCTTGGCCCTCGACGAGCATGAGGGGGGTATGCTCCGGGGCGCACCACTGGCGCATGGGGGTGAAGGGGTGCCAGAGGTGCTGTTTGTCGAGGGCGGCGAGATCTGTGAAAGGGGGCATTGCTTGCGATCTTTTTACAGTACCATTCTTTTTTGACAGGCTGGCATTGTTTAAGTTTTTACTACATTTAGGCTCTTAATTTCTCAGATATTTAAATCTCTTCCCGAGTTTGATGGATTCGCACGCGGCCAACATAAATCTTTCAAATCCAACGCAAAACCTGCAGTCCGGGAACAGCGGGCTGTTTCCGGCGACGCTGTGGTCGATGATCCAGGAGGCGAGGCGGGAGGAGGATGTGCTGACGGGTCTGGAGAGGCTGGCGCGTGCGTACTGGAGGCCGCTTTATGTGTTTGTGAGGCAGCGGGGATCGCAGCATGAGGCGGCGTGTGACGAGGTGCAGGGTTTTTTTGAGCACCTGATCTCAAGTGACATGCTGAGGAATGTGCAGCGCGGGGAGGTGAGGTTCCGGAGCTTTCTGCTGAGGTGTTTTACGAACTGGCTGAGCAATGAGCGCGAGCGGCACCAGGCGGCGAAACGCGGGGGCGGGGCGATCGTGCTGCCGCTGGAGGTGATGAGCGCGCGTGAAGATGAGCCGGCGCTGA includes:
- a CDS encoding RNA polymerase sigma factor; translation: MDSHAANINLSNPTQNLQSGNSGLFPATLWSMIQEARREEDVLTGLERLARAYWRPLYVFVRQRGSQHEAACDEVQGFFEHLISSDMLRNVQRGEVRFRSFLLRCFTNWLSNERERHQAAKRGGGAIVLPLEVMSAREDEPALIEGQSPDRAFDLGWARALVDQAMKRLEEELEQRERSAFLLELRRRTFASGGEGPDWEEMASRHGMSHGAVRKAASDLRKRFGILLRTEVRNIVSKEEEVDDELRYLVSLLSMAA
- the bioA gene encoding adenosylmethionine--8-amino-7-oxononanoate transaminase, with the translated sequence MPPFTDLAALDKQHLWHPFTPMRQWCAPEHTPLMLVEGQGCTLRDQFGKEYLDGNASIWTNIHGHAHPAINAAITQQLGKVAHTSFLGFTHEPAIRLAKELIDLLPGGKITRAFFTDNGSTAIESAVRMALQYWKQNGRPHRDTLIAFDRAYHGDTLGAASLGGIPLFKGSGNDFGYRVITLPGLDALASLPPDDLSRTAAVIIEPLIQGAAGMRLWPQGMLKSLDHWCHEHDIFLILDEVMTGFGRTGTMFACQQEGVTPDFLCLAKGLTGGYLPLAATLTTERVFDGFLGHPSEGRTFFYGHSYAGSQLGCAAALASLQLFRDESILENLPPKIARLRELMADLPGYRQCGMIAAITLDSPDLTLGSRVCLAARAHGLLTRPIGNTIVLMPPLCVTLPEIDRMVTALRSALIDLGALSQP